Proteins found in one Salvelinus alpinus chromosome 11, SLU_Salpinus.1, whole genome shotgun sequence genomic segment:
- the LOC139534846 gene encoding uncharacterized protein translates to MVHQPPMFQCPSDGPPTPIDMYQGPSDGSPAPHVPVSPDGSPAPIDMYQCPSDGSPAPHVPVSPDGSPAPHVPVSPRWFTSPPCSSVPRWFTSPHRHVPVSLRWFTSPPCSSVPQMVHQPPMFQCPPDGSPAPHVPVSPRWFTSPPCSSVPRWFTSPPCSSVPRWFTSPHVPVSPDGSPAPMFQCPQMVHQPLCSSVPQMVHQPPMFQCPQMVHQPPCSSVPRWFTSPHVPVSPDGSPAPMFQCPQMVHQPPMFQCPQMVHQPSMFQCPQMVHQPSMFQCPQMMVHQPPMFQCPQMVHQPSMFQCPQMVHQPPCSSVPRWFTSPPCSSVPRWFTSPHVPV, encoded by the exons ATGGTTCACCAGCCCCCCATGTTCCAGTGTCCCTCAGATGGTCCACCAACCCCCATAGACATGTACCAGGGTCCCTCAGATGGTTCACCAGCCCCCCATGTTCCAGTGTCCCCAGATGGTTCACCAGCCCCCATAGACATGTACCAGTGTCCCTCAGATGGTTCACCAGCCCCCCATGTTCCAGTGTCCCCAGATGGTTCACCAGCCCCCCATGTTCCAGTATCCCCCAGATGGTTCACCAGCCCCCCATGTTCCAGTGTCCCCAGATGGTTTACCAGCCCCCATAGACATGTACCAGTGTCCCTCAGATGGTTCACCAGCCCCCCATGTTCCAGTGTCCCCCAGATGGTTCACCAGCCCCCCATGTTCCAGTGTCCCCCAGATGGTTCACCAGCCCCCCATGTTCCAGTGTCCCCCAGATGGTTCACCAGCCCCCCATGTTCCAGTGTCCCCAGATGGTTCACCAGCCCCCCATGTTCCAGTGTCCCCAGATGGTTCACCAGCCCCCATGTTCCAGTGTCCCCAGATGGTTCACCAGCCCCCATGTTCCAGTGTCCCCAGATGGTTCACCAGCCCCTATGTTCCAGTGTCCCCCAGATGGTTCACCAGCCCCCCATGTTCCAGTGTCCCCAGATGGTTCACCAGCCCCCATGTTCCAGTGTCCCCAGATGGTTCACCAGCCCCCATGTTCCAGTGTCCCCAGATGGTTCACCAGCCCCCATGTTCCAGTGTCCCCAGATGGTTCACCAGCCCCCCATGTTCCAGTGTCCCCAGATGGTTCACCAgccctccatgttccagtgtccccagatggttcaccagccctccatgttccagtgtccccagatg atggttcaccagccccccatgttccagtgtccccagatggttcaccagccctccatgttccagtgtcCCCAGATGGTTCACCAGCCCCCATGTTCCAGTGTCCCCAGATGGTTCACCAGCCCCCCATGTTCCAGTGTCCCCAGATGGTTCACCAGCCCCCATGTTCCAGTGTGA